A genomic stretch from Hemicordylus capensis ecotype Gifberg chromosome 5, rHemCap1.1.pri, whole genome shotgun sequence includes:
- the LOC128326266 gene encoding uncharacterized protein LOC128326266, with amino-acid sequence MLQVHQTVEEEKRGLEEYIKDSEEDALKMVNNEKLFNTNETKQAYKKEQVKNRAEKWRNKPLHGQYLHNISGKSDITKTWLWLKNGNLKKETEGLILAAQEQALRTNAIRAKVEKSTTNSKCCLCKEADETVDHLISCCKKIAQTDYKQRHDKVAGMIHWNICKKYKLPVAKNWWDHKIEKVEENEDVNILWDFRLQTDKHLPHNTPDITVVEKKEKQVKIIDIAIPGDSRIEEKEIEKITKYKDLQIEIERLWQKKTKIIPVVIGALGAVPKDLEEHLNTIGATEITISQLQKAALLGTAYIL; translated from the coding sequence atgctgcaagtccatcaaacagtagaggaggagaaaagaggacttgaagaatatatcaaggacagtgaagaagatgcactgaaaatggtcaataatgagaaactattcaacaccaatgaaacaaagcaggcctacaagaaagaacaagtcaagaaccgagcagaaaaatggagaaataagcccctgcatggtcaatatttgcacaatataagtggaaaatcagacatcaccaagacctggctatggcttaagaatggcaacttgaaaaaagaaacagagggtttaatactggctgcacaagaacaggcactaagaacaaatgcaataagagccaaagtcgaaaaatccacaacaaacagcaagtgctgcctttgtaaagaagcagatgaaaccgtggaccacctaatcagctgttgtaaaaagatcgcacagactgactacaaacaaaggcatgacaaggtagcagggatgatacactggaacatctgcaaaaaatacaagctacctgtagccaagaattggtgggaccataaaattgaaaaagttgaagaaaatgaagatgtaaacatattatgggacttccgactacaaacagacaaacatctgccacacaatacaccagatataactgtagtcgagaagaaagaaaaacaagttaaaataatcgacatagcaataccaggggatagcagaatagaagaaaaagaaatagaaaaaatcaccaaatacaaagatctacaaattgaaattgaaaggctgtggcagaaaaagaccaaaataatcccagtggtaattggcgccctgggtgcagttccaaaagaccttgaagagcacctcaacaccataggggccacagaaatcaccatcagccagttacaaaaagcagctttactgggaacagcctatattctgtga